A region of the Mycobacterium sp. 050128 genome:
TTGCCGATGTCCAAACCACTTCGCTTCCAGTTCGAGGGCTGGCGGGTGGCCCGGCGCGGCGACTACCGGGTGACCTTCCGGGTCCTCTCCGACGATAACGTGCTCTATGTGGGCCGCATCGAGCACCGTGCGCACGTCTACCGCCGATAACCTTGGTCACGAGCCGACCCCCCCTTCCAACTGCGCGTTCCGTCACTGTGACGGAACGCGCAGCACCGACCCCGAAAGCACCACGATGTCGGGATCATGGCCGCACCCTCGAAGTAGCTGGTGGGCTGCTCCGACTTGGCTTCGTTGATTGAGGCCGGGGCCAACGACGAGTCGGTCAAGCGCGAGAGGAATCGTTTCCTGGCGGCGGTGCACGGTGATTCGCCATGCCGCGCTGAGCTACATTCCAGGCCGCAGCGGATCCATGATTCCGTCTGTGTGGTCAGGAGAGAGCCGGACGCCGGGCTGACGCCGCGCCCGACGGTCAGAGTGTGTCTGC
Encoded here:
- a CDS encoding type II toxin-antitoxin system RelE family toxin, with product MTENDDAWSVQLSPAAARALERLPHKVAAAIAEFITVALPADPLPMSKPLRFQFEGWRVARRGDYRVTFRVLSDDNVLYVGRIEHRAHVYRR